A window of the Candidatus Binatia bacterium genome harbors these coding sequences:
- a CDS encoding right-handed parallel beta-helix repeat-containing protein — MPGDANCDERVDDSDLVALTTAVFEGSLCAGADANADGRLSSADFPSLIGTLAQPTPTPTETATRTATFTVTPTPTASLTASPSETTTATATPTPTPSETDTPTVTATATATSTPTLPPCPPDGAALTFVLDNPAGIEALDVAVSGYRLAASCEAAPDLALTYDTAGRESPPRLTDLAPGIWVHTVQVRKPATGQVQHRDTLLLGAGAGDNEVRFTVFPAVATVRTVEDGVAADSLRDALTTAQAAPKPFLIQFADAAFPAGVKTTITLASALPRLQADDVTIDGIDATGAAGMRIVDAAGLDIPALSIAGARNRVIGLGLTGAGGSNRDVLSINGAGAWGNRIERCTVTTATTGDGIGIDDNAGMDLAGTANVVIRSAISGAADKGIKVTTGAYARIEESLIRDNRNGGIQVTLGGRAVARDNVVEYNAGPDETARNGISANGGDGVLSELATNGNIVRHNGANGIVVLGTARAELANDYLAANATAGLRVYNRGSDAATAIAQGIAAACNGTHGASVENTSRVDFGGPSSAGHNAFTQNGRSGAGDNFRNATAAPVMALNNQWEQCGRSTVCDDGAVAAYDISDHGVHTAFVPAQAHRSQRAPVVTAARPLAGRAGELVRLFGTGFNAIDGHSNDAQCVDLETRNSCSPLRGNCVLIDGVEARVEAVTPTMLAVRMPFACVEPVSISVRIQGGGTSTPFTLCTQPDGAAATEPPQE, encoded by the coding sequence GTGCCCGGTGACGCCAACTGCGACGAACGCGTCGACGATTCCGACCTCGTCGCTCTGACGACTGCGGTCTTCGAAGGATCCCTCTGCGCCGGGGCGGACGCCAACGCCGATGGGCGTCTGTCGAGTGCCGATTTCCCGTCGCTGATCGGTACGCTCGCGCAACCGACCCCGACGCCGACGGAGACCGCAACGCGCACAGCAACCTTCACGGTGACGCCGACACCCACCGCATCGCTTACCGCAAGCCCCAGCGAAACAACCACGGCCACGGCCACTCCAACGCCCACCCCGAGCGAAACCGATACGCCGACGGTCACTGCCACCGCGACCGCAACCAGCACGCCGACTCTGCCGCCGTGCCCCCCGGACGGTGCGGCACTGACCTTCGTCCTCGACAACCCGGCGGGAATCGAGGCGCTCGACGTCGCGGTCAGCGGCTACCGCCTCGCGGCCAGTTGCGAGGCGGCGCCGGATCTGGCGCTTACCTACGACACCGCCGGCAGGGAGTCGCCACCGCGTCTGACCGATTTGGCCCCCGGGATTTGGGTCCATACGGTGCAGGTCCGCAAACCCGCGACCGGTCAGGTACAACACCGCGACACCCTTCTGCTCGGCGCAGGGGCCGGAGACAACGAGGTGCGGTTCACCGTCTTCCCGGCGGTTGCCACCGTGCGGACCGTCGAAGACGGCGTCGCCGCGGATAGCCTGCGAGACGCGCTGACGACGGCTCAGGCGGCACCAAAGCCATTTCTGATCCAGTTCGCAGATGCGGCCTTCCCCGCCGGGGTGAAGACCACGATTACCCTCGCCAGCGCGCTCCCACGCTTGCAAGCCGATGACGTCACCATCGACGGTATCGACGCCACCGGCGCCGCGGGTATGCGCATCGTCGACGCCGCCGGCCTCGATATACCCGCGCTGTCGATTGCCGGCGCCCGCAATCGCGTCATCGGTCTGGGTTTGACGGGTGCCGGCGGGTCGAACCGCGACGTCCTCTCGATCAATGGCGCCGGGGCGTGGGGTAACCGCATCGAACGCTGCACCGTGACCACGGCAACGACCGGCGACGGTATCGGTATCGACGACAACGCCGGCATGGACCTCGCCGGCACCGCAAACGTCGTGATCAGGTCGGCGATCTCCGGTGCGGCCGACAAGGGCATCAAGGTCACCACCGGGGCTTACGCGCGTATCGAGGAGTCGCTGATCCGCGACAACCGCAACGGCGGCATCCAGGTGACCCTCGGCGGCCGAGCAGTCGCACGCGACAATGTGGTCGAATACAACGCCGGGCCCGACGAGACGGCCCGCAACGGTATCTCCGCCAACGGCGGCGACGGCGTGTTATCGGAACTCGCCACCAACGGAAACATCGTCCGACACAACGGCGCCAACGGGATCGTCGTCCTTGGAACCGCACGTGCCGAGCTTGCCAACGACTACCTCGCAGCCAACGCCACCGCCGGCCTGCGCGTCTACAACCGCGGCAGCGATGCGGCTACCGCTATCGCCCAAGGCATCGCTGCGGCGTGCAACGGCACGCACGGTGCCTCGGTCGAGAATACCTCGCGAGTCGACTTCGGCGGACCGTCGAGTGCGGGGCACAATGCCTTTACGCAGAACGGCCGCAGCGGCGCGGGAGACAATTTCCGCAACGCTACCGCCGCTCCGGTGATGGCCCTGAACAACCAGTGGGAGCAGTGCGGGCGCTCGACGGTCTGCGACGATGGCGCGGTGGCAGCTTACGACATCAGCGACCACGGCGTGCATACCGCCTTCGTGCCGGCGCAGGCCCACCGCTCGCAGCGGGCTCCCGTGGTAACCGCGGCGCGGCCCCTCGCCGGGCGCGCGGGCGAGCTTGTGCGCTTGTTCGGGACGGGCTTCAACGCCATCGACGGGCACAGTAACGACGCCCAGTGCGTCGACCTCGAAACCCGAAATAGCTGCAGCCCGCTGCGCGGCAATTGCGTGCTGATCGACGGGGTCGAGGCCAGGGTGGAAGCGGTAACGCCGACGATGCTTGCGGTGCGCATGCCCTTTGCCTGCGTCGAACCGGTTTCAATCAGCGTCCGGATTCAAGGCGGCGGGACCAGCACACCGTTTACGTTGTGCACGCAACCCGACGGCGCGGCGGCAACTGAGCCGCCGCAAGAGTGA